Part of the Leptolyngbya sp. BL0902 genome, GATGACCTCTCGGTGGAGGGCAACCTCTGTCGCTGCACGGGCTATATTCCCATCCGGCGGGCGGCGGCGATGGTGGCGGCGGAAACCCCCCAGGACAGCTTTTCAGAACAGTTGGTGTCAGCCTCCACGGAACTATCTCCCCTGGCCTACACCGGACACGAAGAACAGTTCTATCGGCCCGATTCCCTGACCGAAGTGCTGGAACTGCTGCAACAGTATCCCACCGCTACCCTGGTTGCTGGGGCTACGGATCTCGGCCTAGAAATGAGCTGGCATCGACAGCATTACCCGATTCTGATTTCCTTGGAAGCTGTCACGGAACTAAAGCAGGTTCACAACACCCCCGACTTTGTGGAAATTGGTGCAGCCGTTCCCCTCAGCCACATCGAAACCAACCTGCACGGCATTTTCCCCAGCCTGGACGAGATGATCCACTGGTTCGCGGCGCGGCAGGTGCGCAACCGGGCCACTCTGGGCGGCAACATCGGCACCGCTTCCCCCATTGGCGACCTGCCCCCGGTGCTGCTGTCGTTGGATGCCACCCTGAAGCTGGCTGGCCCCAGCGGCGAACGGGTGATGCCCCTGGCGAATTTCTTCCTGGGCTATCGCCAAACCCAACTGCAAGCGGGCGAGGTGATTGTCTCCGTCACCATTCCCAAGGCGACCACCCCCGGCACAGATCGGCGGCTGGCCCAGTCCTACAAAATCGGCAAACGGGGCACCGACGACATCAGCATCGTCGCCGCCGCCTTCCTGGTGGATGTGGATGCCAACAACCAAATCCTCCACGCCCGTCTGGGCTACGGGGGAGTGGCTGCTACCCCAGCCAGAGCGACCGAGGCCGAAGCATTCCTCGTCGGCAAGCCCTGGAACCACAGCACCATCCAAGCCGCGAAAACCATCCTGCAAGAAGCCTTTACGCCGTTGACCGACCTGCGGGGCAGCGCTGAGTACCGCAAGCGCCTAGTCGTGAATTTGTTTGAGAAGTTCTTCTCAGAATTCCCGTAGCAGCCCTCACCCCCAGCCCCTCTCCCAGAGAGGAGAGGGGAGCCGGAACCCAACCACCGTCCTACTTTCTCTTTACCCCTTATCCCCCTCAACCCAGTCCCCAAAACGAGGTAAGCCCCCATGAGTCCAGTCGGAACACGCAAGAGCCACGAAAGTGCCGCCGCCCACGTTAGCGGTACGGCAGTGTATACCGATGATCAGCGGGAACCGTTGGGGATGTTGTCGCTGTTTCCGGTGATTTCGCCCCACACCCACGCCAAAATTACCAAGCTCGACCCCAGTCCGGCCCTGAAGATGGCGGGTTGCGTGACGGTGCTGACCGCCGCCGATGTGCCGGGGGAGAACAACACCGGGGTGATCGTCCACGACGAAATTTTGTTGCCTACCGATGAGGTCTACTACTACGGCCAAGTGGTGGCCTGGGCGGTGGGGGAAACCGAGGCGGCAGCACGGGAAGCGGCGGGTAAGGTGGTGGTTGAATATGAACCCCTGCCTGCGTTGAAGACCGTGCAGGAAGCGATTGCCGCCAGCAGCTACCACAACGATCCCCAGTTCATTCGGCGGGGGGATGCGGACGCGGCCCTGGCCTCGGCTCTCCACACCTTCTCCGGTGAGGTGGAGGTTGGTGCCCAAGACCACTTCTACCTCGAAACCCAAACCAGTTGGGTGGTGCCCGATGGCGAGGGCAATTTGCAGGTGTTCGCCTCCACCCAGCACCCCACCGAAACCCAGGAGATTGTGGCGCGGGTCTTGGGCCTGTCGAAAAATCAGGTGGTTTGTACCTGTCTGCGCATGGGCGGGGCCTTTGGCGGCAAGGAATCCCAGGCGAATCCCTTTGCGGCGGCGGCAGCGTTGGCCACCTACAAAACGGGTCGTCCGGCCAGGGTGCGGCTGCGGCGGCACCACGATATGTTGATCACCGGGAAGCGCCACGGGTTTTTGAACCAGTACGAGGTCGGCTTTGATAACGAGGGCAAAATTCTGGCCATGAAGGCGCTGCTGGTGGCCGATGGCGGCTGGAGCCTTGACCTGTCGCCCCCGGTGCTGGCGCGGGCCATGCTCCATGTGGACAACGCCTATTACATCCCCAACCTGGAGGTGGAGGGGCGGATCGCCAAGACGAATCGGGTATCGAACACCGCCTACCGGGGCTTTGGCGGGCCGCAGGGGATGATTGTGGCGGAGGAAGTGGTAGACCGCATCGCCCGTACTCTAAACCTGCCGCCGGATGTGGTGCGCGAACGCAACTTCTACCACGGCACCGGAGAAACCAGCACCACCCACTACAGCCAGGAAATCGTCGATAACCGCATCGCCCGCGTGTGGCAAGAGGCCAAGGCGAACTCCAACTACGAGGCTCGACAGGCGGAAATCGCCGCCTTTAACGCCAGCAGCCCCTACAAAAAGCGGGGGCTGGCCATCACCCCCGTTAAGTTCGGCATTTCCTTCAACAAGGTGATGTATAACCAGGCCGGATCCCTGGTGCTGATCTACACCGACGGCAGCATTCAGCTTAACCACGGCGGCACCGAAATGGGCCAAGGCTTGCACACCAAGATGATCCAAGTCGCCGCCAAAGCCCTGGGGGTCAACATCGACCGCATTCGCATGATGCACACCAGCACCGACAAAGTGCCCAACACCTCCGCCACCGCCGCCTCTAGCGGATCTGACCTGAATGGCCAAGCGGTGAAAAATGCCTGCGAAATCCTGCGGGATCGCCTTGCGGCGGTGGCGGTGCGGATGCTGAACCTGGACGCCCCCGAAGACATGGTGTTTGAGGACGACTGGATCTACTGCCGCACCTACCCCAGCGCCCGCATTTCCTTTGATGAAGTGGTGAAACAAACCTACAGCGAACGGATCAGCCTTGCCGCCACGGGCTTCTACCGCACCCCCAACATTTTCTGGGATCCCAAGCTGGGTAAGGGTCGCCCCTTCTACTATTTCGCCTACGGTGCGGCGGTTTCTGAAGTGGAAGTCGATGGCTTTACGGGCACCTTCAAGCTGCGCCAGGTGGATATCGTCCACGATGTCGGCGAATCCCTCAACCCCTTGGTGGATAAGGGGCAGATCGAAGGCGGCTTTGTCCAGGGCATGGGCTGGCTGACCATGGAAGAACTGGTATGGGATGGCGAGGGTCGCCTTCGCACCTTTGCCCCCAGCACCTACAAAATCCCCACCATCAGCGAAATTCCCGAAAACTTCACCGTCCACTTGCTGGAACGGGCTGCTCAAGATGGCGTCATCTACGGCAGCAAAGCCGTGGGAGAACCACCCTTCATGCTGGCCATGTCCGTCCGAGAAGCCATCCGCGCCGCCGTTGCCGCCTTTGGCGATGCCGACTATGTGCCCCTGGGCCTACCCGCTACGCCGGAGGCGACCCTGTGGGCCATTGAAGGGGTGCGCGAAGCCAGCCGGGAAGCCCAGCCCGTGGGTTTCTGAACTATCTACGACTCACCCAAGGACGCCTTGGCTAGGAGAGCTTTCATCGGCGCGATGACTGGCGCTGGAGGGGGTTCATCAGTTCGTTTAGGCCCTCGCCCACCAGGGAAAGCCCCGTCACCATTAGGGTCAGGGCTAAGCCAGGGAAGAGCGCAGGCCACCAAAGGCCCGTGGGCAGCGCATCGAGGGCTTGGCGAATGTCGGCTCCCCATTCTGGCACCTGCTCTGGCAAACCGAGGCCCAAAAAGCCCAGCCCCCCCAACACCAGGATGGCATCGGCGGCGTTGAGGGTAAACAGCACGGGCACGCTTTGAATCACGTTGAGAAACAGGTAGCGGCTCAGCACCGTCCAAGGATCGGCCCCCATGGCCTGGGCGGCTTCAATGAATAGCTCTGTTTTCACGCTGACGGTGTGATTCCGCACCACACGGTAATACTGGGGAATGTAGGCAATGCTGAGGGCGATGGCCGCATTGACCACCCCGCGCCCCACCACAAAGGCCAGCGTCACCGACAGCAGTAGACCGGGCAGGGTGTAGATCGTATCCATGAAAAACACCAGGGCTCGGTCTAGCCGCCCGCCCAAATAGCCGCTCACCATCCCCAAGGGCACCCCAATCACCACACTCAGGGCCGTGGCCAGCAACACCACCTGCCACGCCGCCCGACTGCCGAAGAGGGTACGGGCAAAGATGTCGTAGCCTTGGCGGGTGGTGCCAAACCAGTGCTCGGCCCCCGGCGGCTGGTGGATGGGGTTTTGCAGGGCCGTGGTGGGGTCTTGCAGCCAGCCCCAGCCCTGCATCAGCGGAGCCGACAGGGCAACGACCACAAACCCCAGGGTGATCACCAGGCCCGCCACCATTAGCGTATTGGAGACCGTAGCCTTGGAACCAAACAGCGGCAGCGCCAAACGGGGACGGGGAGTAACGGCCATGGGTTTGCAAAGAAGGGCGACCCCTATTATGCCAGAGGGGTGGGGACGGAAGGCGGGAGTGGGGAATTGGGAGTGGGGAGTCGGGGCTGTCATAATGGGGCTAGAGCCGCAAGGTAGCCTGACGCACTGCATGTTGTCAGCAAATCCAGTGGATACCCAAGACGATGCTGTTTTGGAGGACGTGATGAGCCCCAACACCATACCAACGACGCCAGCCGCCGCTGACATCCTCGCCCAGGCTGCTGAGATCCACGGGCAAAAGCCTCCTGCTGCCGAGGTGGTTCAGGCACTGCTGGATGCCGAACGGGCCGCAAAGCACCCCCGTCCGTCCCTAGCCGTGGATGCCTTGCTGGGGCGCTGGCAATTACGATTTACCGCACCCAATAAACCCGCCTACAAAGCCGGAATCCCCGTCGGCAAGGGCTTCTACTGGCCTACTCTCTTTCCTGGCACCATCACCTTCAGTCGTTCTGTCCAGTCCCCCAATTCAGACGCCACCCCTGTCGATTCTGGCTCCCCAAATACCACCCCAGACGACGCCCTCACCATCGAGAACCAAATTCAGCTTGGCCCCCTTGCCCTACGCTTCAGCGGCCCCGCCAAATTTTTGCCCAAGCAAAACCTGCTGGCCTTTGATTTTGTTCAGGTTCAGCTTTGGGTGGGCCGTCTGTGCCTGCTGAAACTGCCCATCAAGGGCCGCGCCGGAGCCGCAAATTTCGCCACGACCTCCATTGCCAAACTGCCCTTCTTCGCCTTTTTTGCCGCCACCCCTCAATACCTCGCCGCCCGTGGCCGAGGGGGAGGGCTGGCCCTTTGGGTTAATTGACCTGGCGCAGCGATTCCTGTGGCTCAGCCGCAGGGTGGCGTTGCCCCATTTGCACCTGCCACAGGCTGGCGTAGATGCCCTGGTGAGAGAGCAATTCCTCATGGGTGCCAGATTCCACCAGTTGGCCGTCTTCCATCACATAGATGCGGTGGGCGTTGCGGATGGTGGAGAGGCGGTGGGCAATGGCGATGGTCGTGCGGTTTTGGGTGATGGTGTCGAGGGAGCGCTGGATGGCGGCTTCGGTTTCGTTATCCACCGCTGAGGTGGCTTCATCGAGCACCAGGATAGGCGGATTTTTGAGGATGGCCCTGGCGATGGCGATGCGTTGGCGTTGGCCACCGGAGAGCTTTTGGCCCCGTTCGCCGACCAGGGTATCGTAGCCCTGGGGGAGGGCTTGGATGAA contains:
- the xdhA gene encoding xanthine dehydrogenase small subunit, whose product is MTQQSVTQQLDTQFTLTINGEPVSVKALSPAMTLLEYLRLSGRAGTKEGCGDGDCGACTVAIIGEGADGTPHYQAVNSCLIPLGAVAGRQVFTADGIAQCRIPKSPLVKEPVTLEQLHPVQSAMVETGGSQCGYCTPGFIMSLFAAYYNGGPDDLSVEGNLCRCTGYIPIRRAAAMVAAETPQDSFSEQLVSASTELSPLAYTGHEEQFYRPDSLTEVLELLQQYPTATLVAGATDLGLEMSWHRQHYPILISLEAVTELKQVHNTPDFVEIGAAVPLSHIETNLHGIFPSLDEMIHWFAARQVRNRATLGGNIGTASPIGDLPPVLLSLDATLKLAGPSGERVMPLANFFLGYRQTQLQAGEVIVSVTIPKATTPGTDRRLAQSYKIGKRGTDDISIVAAAFLVDVDANNQILHARLGYGGVAATPARATEAEAFLVGKPWNHSTIQAAKTILQEAFTPLTDLRGSAEYRKRLVVNLFEKFFSEFP
- the xdhB gene encoding xanthine dehydrogenase molybdopterin binding subunit, which produces MSPVGTRKSHESAAAHVSGTAVYTDDQREPLGMLSLFPVISPHTHAKITKLDPSPALKMAGCVTVLTAADVPGENNTGVIVHDEILLPTDEVYYYGQVVAWAVGETEAAAREAAGKVVVEYEPLPALKTVQEAIAASSYHNDPQFIRRGDADAALASALHTFSGEVEVGAQDHFYLETQTSWVVPDGEGNLQVFASTQHPTETQEIVARVLGLSKNQVVCTCLRMGGAFGGKESQANPFAAAAALATYKTGRPARVRLRRHHDMLITGKRHGFLNQYEVGFDNEGKILAMKALLVADGGWSLDLSPPVLARAMLHVDNAYYIPNLEVEGRIAKTNRVSNTAYRGFGGPQGMIVAEEVVDRIARTLNLPPDVVRERNFYHGTGETSTTHYSQEIVDNRIARVWQEAKANSNYEARQAEIAAFNASSPYKKRGLAITPVKFGISFNKVMYNQAGSLVLIYTDGSIQLNHGGTEMGQGLHTKMIQVAAKALGVNIDRIRMMHTSTDKVPNTSATAASSGSDLNGQAVKNACEILRDRLAAVAVRMLNLDAPEDMVFEDDWIYCRTYPSARISFDEVVKQTYSERISLAATGFYRTPNIFWDPKLGKGRPFYYFAYGAAVSEVEVDGFTGTFKLRQVDIVHDVGESLNPLVDKGQIEGGFVQGMGWLTMEELVWDGEGRLRTFAPSTYKIPTISEIPENFTVHLLERAAQDGVIYGSKAVGEPPFMLAMSVREAIRAAVAAFGDADYVPLGLPATPEATLWAIEGVREASREAQPVGF
- a CDS encoding ABC transporter permease, which codes for MAVTPRPRLALPLFGSKATVSNTLMVAGLVITLGFVVVALSAPLMQGWGWLQDPTTALQNPIHQPPGAEHWFGTTRQGYDIFARTLFGSRAAWQVVLLATALSVVIGVPLGMVSGYLGGRLDRALVFFMDTIYTLPGLLLSVTLAFVVGRGVVNAAIALSIAYIPQYYRVVRNHTVSVKTELFIEAAQAMGADPWTVLSRYLFLNVIQSVPVLFTLNAADAILVLGGLGFLGLGLPEQVPEWGADIRQALDALPTGLWWPALFPGLALTLMVTGLSLVGEGLNELMNPLQRQSSRR